From Malus sylvestris chromosome 1, drMalSylv7.2, whole genome shotgun sequence:
TTGGCTGAGAATCTTGCATTTCCTGTATATTTAGTTTGTATGGCATTTCTTCCATGCTGGGATTAGGTTGGCCTCTAGTGCCTCCTACAATGTGTTGGAATATTCATGTGGAAATTGCAGTGATATGCGTGGcttttctatatttttgttgTGTTATTATCACTTACATTAATAAGAAAAAAGGGGAGGGCCAGGGCTGGCTTTCTTGTAAAGGAAACAATGAAACTTACAGCATCATGACTTTTTATGGTTGTATGGTAAtaacaaatttaagtgaagACGCAACAACACAATAATCTAATTAAACAAGAGACGACAAGTGACTTATAACTCGGTTAACAATTTTCATATTTGTACTCGAAGTCACAAAGTTCGATTGAATTTTGAAAAGCTAAggccaaaaaaaacaaaaaaaaaagttgctcATGATCATGCACTTTTCAATCAAGAAACACAAATTTAACATTTTCTTTAACAAAATAATTAGATCAAAGTCCATATATTTCCATAACATTGGTCAAGATGAATCGAAAGAATCAAAAGAATAGTGTTTCAATTTTGAATGGCGGAATAAcagaaaagttaaaaataaataaataaataaagagttGGTAATTCACATCAAGTTGACCATTGATCATATCAACTGTGGAGTGAAGAAAtcacttaaaaaaaatcttaattatttgtttttagtAATGACAATCCACCAAAATTTGTGTTCTTAACCTTTCTTGCTGCTGCTGTTCTTGTTGCTGCTGCTTTGAAGCAAACACAAACTTGGTTTCTCTGTGGTGATCATCTTCTGAAGGTGCTGGAAGGTTgagatccaaatccaaattcaacatgcTTTTCTGCTTCTTCATGGGCAGCTGTGGTTGCTGCTGTTGTTGCTGTTGATGAGATTCAAAGGCCGCTGAGACTGGCGGAGGCGTCAACGACAAGGTTGTGTTGGTGGCTCCAGTCGGCCCCCTGTGGCGCCTCATGTGGCCGCCCAAGGCCTGTCCGGACGTGAATTCCGCGCTGCAAATTGAGCACTCGTGGATTTTAGAAGAGGACTTGTTGGAgctcaaaaccaaacccctgtTGCTCAAATGGAGAGAAAGTGGAGATGAAGATGTCttgatgttgttgttgtggaAAATGTTGTTCTTAAACAATTGCGTGTCTTGATCTTCATCCGACGGGGGCAATAGCCCAATTCCAACGTGTTTGTTTTTGTGATCGTCTCCTATATTCGCCTTCGGCTTCTTGTGACTCGCCCTGTGACCCCCTAATGCTTGGAAAGAAGGGAACGTTCTGTTACAAGTCTTGCATTCATACACATAATACCCAGCCGCCCCCGCCACCTTGCCCGCCGGGGCAGTTGTTGCTTCCAAGAATCTTCGACTACTTGTAGTAATATGATCGTGGTGGGGTTGGTGGTGGTGATCGGGGGAGGAAGAAGCCGCCCGGGATTGGCCTTGCGCCAAAAGAATTAGACAGTTTGCCATGTCCTCCTCTTCTGATGTGGTGCTGTCTTGGAATAATTCAGCTGATGTGGTGGGGGACAAGTTGGTACTATTGATGCAATCGTTGTTATTTTCGCCGCCATCACCACCTCCACGGCCGCCAACGCCACCCTCGGGGGAAGATGAGTTTCTTGGGATGGCAAAAGGGATTGGGGATTGGGGCCTCAGGCGTTTTGTGCGCTTACCCTtcataatattaatattgttGTTATGTTGTTCCTTGCACCCCAAAATCATGGCTTCctcttgatgatgatgatcaccACCTGCTGCTTCCATGGCTGGTTCCTCCTCGTCTACCTTCAAGAGACTTGGGAATTAgtgctgagagagagagagagagagagagagagagagagagagaagagagagaaaaaagagagatttaattggtaggggaggaaggaagaagagaagactgttattacattatatatatatatagtgaatATTGACATGTTGGAGGAAGTCACAATTACAAGGCCATACCCCAACACAACAGTAACTGTGAATTTAGTCTCTCCAATCTTTTGTTGAGCTTCCAAGGTATTTATAAAGGGAAACGATTTATACAAACTTCTTTTCTTCTTGTACGTTcccgttttgttttgttttttaattccTTATTGATTTAATCAATCTCATGGTCAGGAAAAAGAAACAGGGATGTGCATAAGGAGAAAGCGGGTATACAGAAGTCATTTTCGtttataaaattgaaattgtTTTTAGAAATTGAAAAACCAACAAATAATTTTAGTGAGTGAGGTTTTAGtaaatgtgtgtgggatagataGAGATTTAAGGCAGGGaaagccaaaaacaaaaaccagatGTAACGGAAAAGAGTTGCAAATTTAGAGAAGTGAGGTTGTTAAACGCAAAGTCCGTTTCATGCTCTCTTTCTCACACTTTGCCAACCACGCATTACTTCTTCACCAATTGCAAATTtgcaaacacaaaaacaaacaaaccaaaGCTAATGAGGTTCCACCATATACATTACCATGCACCTTCATAATCTAACCTACTCTCACCTCCAAAGCGCGTGTTCTTCATCTTCCAATTTCCCAACACACACTACGAAGTAATTGCCACCTAGGTAATTAAGCTCTTCACTCAAACAATCAACTTGTACTAGTCCCACAAATTAGGTGCAAAGTCTAAGATTGTATTAAACTACTAATTAATAAGTGTCCTCAACTTGTTGATTGAGATTTAAGGAAGTATGACTTTTTAAATCACTTACCAACTATACCAAATGTATGTTTTTGGCATTTCCTTTCAGTTAGATGTTaatattaaactaattaattaattattgttatGTAATCCTAATTTGAAATAAAGACAGTTAATCCTTGATTCCTAAAAATTAACCAAGTTAGGTTAGGTAGTCAAGACTtgtgttatattttttttttactcaataaaaataatttaaagagaaaataaaCTTAACGATATGGTATCTCACtgagtatttatttttcttttttccttttttttttatgtagagGAACCATATCACCTATATGTAGCATATCATAGCATTTATTCAACAAGTTAAGAAGATCAATACCTGAAAATGAAGGAGAACGAGAGTTAATTATATTGTCTCCTTTAATAAAGTAAGAATAAGTATTCTATTAATGAAACTTGCATCTGTATTGTAATATTTAATGACAAATAACGCATGCAAGTAAAATTTAAGCGATTTGTCCAAATATGTGTAAGCACACTACAAGTCTAAAACGCTTGAAAATGGAATTTCACATAACATAGTACTATCTTctttgtgttttatttattgATCAAAGTTGAAAAGGAGTGGTGTTTGAGCCTAGAGCTTTGTTAGGCGCGTGTGAGTTTACACTCCCACACTTGCTACTAACACGTCTTGTTGAATATACAGCAAAATACAGGCTGCAGTTCCACATGTACATGTGTACATGTTATTTTagtattgagagagagagagagagagagagagagagagagagagagagagagagagagagagagagagagagagagagagagggaaagggagagggagaggattGGAATTTACAAAGTGTGTTGAAGGGAAGCAAGCAAAGCAAAGGCAAAGGCTGAAAGGCAAAGCCTCATTACTTTGCCTCAACGATTTGTGTAGAGACGATGATTGGAGTGCAAGCCTGGAACCACGGAATCTGCGGTGCTCCCCTCACTCCCACTCCTCTCAACATTTtaccttttatatatatatattcttgtaTTTTAATCTATAATTTCTATTATCTATTCTATGTATGACAGTTTATGTTGTCAAGTGTTGTCATGCTTGCACGACCACACATTACATGCAATTTTTGAGTGtcttcttaatttatttttgttggttgtgaaaacaaaaacttggtTACACCAGTTTTATACACTGATTTATCGTCACGTAATGTGAGAGAAAGACACAACCGATGTATGAAACGAGAATATGAGAGTTTTTCTAGCATTTTGGGACTAAATTTAGCGACTTGTAATTTAACTCTCCTATATTTAaggattttcttttcctttttttaagagaaattaCATCCAACTAAATTTGGATTCCTCTAAATTCATGCTTCATGATGATCAAGATCTATGGGACAATTAGATGACAACAGAGATATATGGTACATCATTTTTGTCATACTTACAACTCAACCACTAAATATGTACTGTATTAGTGATCAATCAAGAATGGAAATTTCTCAATCACCATTCAAGATAAATATGCACATTTTACCTTAAATGCCAATGAATCTCTTGATTTTCTGTGCCATGTAATAGTTTAATATCACCCCTAGCTTGAGAAATTTTCAATGCCCGGAATAAGGGGTGATACGCCATACGTTATTATACAAGTGGAAAATTTTTATTCAAGTGTCCCTCCACTTGTATAATAATGTATAGCGTGTGTGTCTGTACTCCGagcacactaaaaaaaaaaactctcccAACTTTTAGGCAACATCGTCACCCATCTTCTTTGGTTCAATTGTTTTGGTTAAGTTTTGAGCATTGTTTGACTCTTC
This genomic window contains:
- the LOC126594280 gene encoding zinc finger protein ZAT5; this encodes MEAAGGDHHHQEEAMILGCKEQHNNNINIMKGKRTKRLRPQSPIPFAIPRNSSSPEGGVGGRGGGDGGENNNDCINSTNLSPTTSAELFQDSTTSEEEDMANCLILLAQGQSRAASSSPDHHHQPHHDHITTSSRRFLEATTAPAGKVAGAAGYYVYECKTCNRTFPSFQALGGHRASHKKPKANIGDDHKNKHVGIGLLPPSDEDQDTQLFKNNIFHNNNIKTSSSPLSLHLSNRGLVLSSNKSSSKIHECSICSAEFTSGQALGGHMRRHRGPTGATNTTLSLTPPPVSAAFESHQQQQQQQPQLPMKKQKSMLNLDLDLNLPAPSEDDHHRETKFVFASKQQQQEQQQQERLRTQILVDCHY